GCCTGCGCAATCGCGCGGGCGGGGTGAAAGCTTAGAAGCTTGGCGCTCTTACTTGAGCAGGCCGAGCAGCTTGGAGAGGTTCTCAGCGATCTTGCCGAGGTCAGCCAGGGTCTTCACCAGTGCGCCGGTAACGGTAGCGGAGTCGTTGGAGAGGGCGACCCAGTTGTCGATAGCGGTCTTGAAGTTGTTCATCTGAATATCCTTCTGCTTAAGAGGGGTGGGGTATTAACCGATTACTTGTTGATCTTGAAAGCCTTGCGGGTCTCCGCGAGGTCGATCTTGGTGAGGTTCTGGATCGCCTTCGGGGTGTCCTGGAAAACTGCGGACAGGCTCTTTGCGAAGGTGGTGAAGTCCTTGAGCAGATCGATGATGGTCTTGAGGTCCATTTTGTCCCCTTTAGTGTCGGTGCCAGAGAACCTGGCTTGATACTGACAAATACCTGACACCCTCCAAGGGGTATCACGGGAAGTAGTATGCCACACCCAAGAAGACACGCAAGGGCTATAGAAAAGTTATATCCCCGTTAAGTTTCTGTTCACTTTTGGACCACCTTGCAGCGCGCCCCCATTGTCAAATCAGCATCACCCAATTACCTGCGGATTTTCGTTGACACTGCGAAATCGGCAAAAGTTCTTCCCGGAAAGGGTTAACGCGCTCGCGCTAAGCATCGATACCTAGCCCCACCGAACGCATTGCACCCCTTAAGACGCCCCCTCTATCGGGGGTGGCCGCGGCGGCCAGCGCAGGCCCCTCCGTCACGGGGCCCCGCTCCGCCGGACCGGGCTTCGCCAGGGACAAGCGCCCCAACCTGCCGTCGTAAAGCAAAAGCGCGCCCTCCCACGCGGGAAGAGCGCGCCTAGCGGCCCAGCAGGGCCTCAGGAAGCCTCTAGGGGGCTTACATCATGCCCATGGCCTCCGGGTCCATGCCAGCGCCTGCACCGGCCGGCTCCGGCTTGTCAGCCACAACGGCCTCGGTGGTCAGGAAGAGACCAGCGATGGACGCTGCGTTCTGCAGCGCGGAGCGGGTCACCTTAGCCGGGTCCGCAATGCCGTTTGCCAGCATGTTCACGTACTCGCCGGTGGCGGCGTTCAGGCCCTCGCCCTCCGGGAGGTGGGAAACCTTGTCGGCCACAACGCCCGGCTCCAGGCCAGCGTTCAGCGCGATCTGCTTCAGCGGTGCGGAGAGCGCCTCGCGGACGATCTTCACGCCGGTGGCCTCGTCGCCTTCCAGGCCAAGGTCGCCCTCGAGCACGGAAGCGGCCTGCAGGAGCGCAACGCCACCGCCGGCGACAATGCCCTCCTCCACAGCAGCCTTCGCGTTGCGCACAGCGTCCTCGATGCGCAGCTTCTGCTCCTTGAGCTCAACCTCGGTCGCAGCGCCGACCTTGATCACTGCAACGCCGCCGGCCAGCTTGGCCAAGCGCTCGTTCAGCTTCTCGCGGTCGTAGTCAGAGTCGGTGTTCTCAATCTCGGCGCGGATCTGGCGCACGCGGCCCTCAATCTGCTCGGCGTCGCCGGCGCCCTGGACGATGGTGGTCTCGTCCTTAGTAATCACCGCCTTGCGTGCCTGGCCCAGCAGCTCGATGCCCGCGGTCTCCAGGTTCAGGCCAACCTCTTCGGAGATGACCTGGCCGCCGGTCAGGATCGCCAGATCCTGCAGCATGGCCTTGCGGCGGTCGCCGAAGCCCGGAGCCTTCACGGCGACGGACTTGAAGGTGCCGCGGATCTTGTTCACCACCAGGGTGGACAGGGCCTCGCCTTCAACGTCCTCGGCGATGATCAGCAGCGGCTTGCCGGACTGCATGACCTGCTCCAGCACCGGCACGAGCTCCTTGACGTTGGAGATCTTGGAGGAGACGAGGAGGATGTACGGATCCTCCAGCACAGCCTCGCCGCGCTCCATGTCGGTGGCGAAGTATGCGGAGATGAAGCCCTTGTCAAAGCGCATGCCCTCGGTGACCTCGAGCTCAACACCGAAGGTGTTGGACTCCTCCACAGTGATCACGGAGTCCTTGTTCACGGCACCGTTGCCCACGGCGTACATCGCCTCGGCGATCTTGGCGCCGATTGCCGGGTCGCCCGCGGAGATACCGGCGGTGGAAGCGATCTCCTCCTGGGTCTCAACCTCCTTGGCGGTCTCCAGCAGGTGCTCGGACACCTTGGCGGATGCAGCCTGGATGCCGCGCTTGATGCCCATCGGGTTGGAGCCTGCAGCCACGTTGCGCAGGCCCTCGCGCACGAGCGCCTGGGCGAGCACGGTAGCGGTGGTGGTGCCGTCACCCGCAACATCGTCGGTCTTCTTGGCAACCTCCTTCACCAGCTCCGCACCGATCTTCTCGTACGGATCCTCGAGGTCGATCTCCTTGGCGATGGTCACACCGTCGTTCGTGATCGTCGGCGCGCCCCAGCTCTTCTCCAGCACCACGTTGCGGCCCTTCGGGCCAAGCGTGACGCGCACGGCATCCGCCAGGGTGTTCAGGCCGTTTTCCAGGCTGCGGCGTGCTTCCTCATCGAACGCAATCATCTTTGCCATTGAGTAAATGCCCTTCGTTATCTGTTTCGCGTTTATTTAGCACTCACACGAATCGAGTGCCAACGCCTCATTTTTAGCACTCTGCCCCACCGAGTGCAAGGAGCCCTTGCTTGACGACGGTTCCTTGCAAACGTCGAAAAGCTCCCAGCTCCCGCCCAGAAACCGGTGCTAGCGTGGAGGCATGAGTACCGAAAATTTGACCCCGAACCGTGACCGTATTTGGACCGACATGAAGGAGCTCGTCTCCTTCTACTCCCCGCACTCCACGCCGGCGGCGGAGGAATCCCACCAGGCGGCCGCCGATTTCTGCGCGCAGCGGCTGGAGGAGCTGGGCCTGAACGTCGAGCGCTTTGAAACCATTGATAATGCGGACCTGATCGTCGGCACCAAGGAGGCGCAGAACGGCGCGCCGACCGTGCTGCTGTACTCCCACTACGACACCGTGATTGTGACCAACCCGGACGCGTGGACCAACCCGCCGACTGAACTGACGGAGCGGGACGGGCGCTGGTACGGCCGCGGCGCCGCGGACTGCAAGGGCAACATTGCGATGCACCTGGAGTCCCTGCGCCTGGTGGAGGAAGCCGGCGGCACCGACCTCGGCCTCAAGGTGGTCTTCGAGGGCGCCGAGGAGCTCGGCGGCAAGGACTCCCTGAGCAAGATGATCAAGGAGCGCCCGGAGCTTTTCGAGGCGGACATGATTGTGATCGGCGACGGCGGCAACGTGGAGGTCGGCCACCCCACCCTGGTCACCCACCTGCGAGGTGGCGGCCAGGTCCACATTACCGTGAACACGCTCGAGGGCGCGGTGCACTCCGGCGGCTACGGCGGCGCTGCCCCGGACGCCGCGCACGCGCTGGTGCGCATCATCGACTCCCTCTTCGACGAGCACGGGCGCACGCGTATCGACGGCGTGGATTGCACCGGCACGTGGCAGGGCGACCCGTACGGCCGCGACGCGTTCCGCCAGGACGCACGCATCCTGGACGGCGTGGAAATCCTGGGCACTGAGGACGAGGATCCGGCAGACATGATCTGGGCCCGCCCGGCACTGACCATGATCGGCTTCACCTCCGTGCCGGTCGCCGATGCCTCTAATATTGTGAACCCCACCGCAGAGGCACTGTTGAACCTCCGCGTGCCGGCCGGCCAGGACGCGGCCGAGGTTGCAGAGAAGGTCAAGGAGCACGCGATCGCCCACGCACCGTACGGCGCGAAGGTGGAGGTGGAGATCTCCGGCGTGAACCAGCCGTTCGGCACCGACGTGGACGGCGAGGGCGTGGGCACCGTTATCCAGGCGCTCAAGGACTCCTACGGCACCGACGAGTTCGCCCTGATCGGCTCCGGCGGCTCCATCCCGCTGTGCGTGACCCTGCAGCAGACCTTCCCGGACGCGGAATTCGCGCTCTACGGCGTTGAGGAGCCGAAGTGCAACATCCACGGCGTGGACGAGTCCGTGGACCCGACCGAGATCGAGCACGTGGCCAAGGCCCAGGCGCTGTTCCTGCTGCGCTACGGCAAGTAGGCCTCGGCGGGGAGGCCTCGGCAAGTAGGCCTCGGCAACTGCGCCGCCGCGCCAATTGAAGCCCCTTCGGGGGCTTTTTTAATGCCCTTCGTTGGCGGAACCCCACTAGCGCTCAGGACGCTCAGGGGCAGGTCTTCAGGTCGATATGTTTAAGTCGATGGGTTGAGGTCGATAATCCGAGGTCAGCCGCTTCTCTGACAGATGTAGACGTATTTCTGCATAAAATTTTGACCTGCAATTATCGACGGGAATACATGCCCCTAAGCATGACCTGCAGTTATGCCCCTGAGCGAGCGTCGAAGCCGGCAGGCGGCGCCAGCGCCCGAAGCCGGCGGACACCCAATACACCCCAAACCGGCCATGGGTCCGCGGCCATTCCGGGTTTCCATATCCGTTCCCTGCGCGTAACCAGCAATTTGTGACCTGGAACACGAAATATGTTGCGCGTTACTGTGACCTGGATTACGGTAGGCATCGTGACGCAGAACACATTGCTCCTCGCCCGAGTAGCCCGAGTAGCCCGAGTAGCCCGAGTACCCAGGGCTACGTACCCCGCCGCGTAAGACCCCGCGGCGCGCGGAAGTAGTCGTTAGTACCCCAGCACCAGGGTCTCACCCACGCCCACAGCTAACGATCCATAAGGAGCCACTCCATGTTCACCACCACTCAGGCCTCCGAGCTGCACACCACCGATCTGCACCAGAAGCTGCACGCGGCACCAACGTCCCACCCGTACTTTGGCCACGAGGGCCACGAGGGCCACGAGGGCCACGAGACGATCGAGACCATCGAGACCGCCACCCCGGCCGAGCACGAGGTTGTCGCCCGCATCGAGATCGATGCCACCCTCCCCCGCGAGCTGCGCGAGGAGGCCCGCGACATGGACTGGGGCCTGTTCATGGCCACCTACGCGCCGGAGCCGACGCTGAAGATCACGCACCTTGGCACCCAGCAGAAGAATTGGATGATGTCGGAGTACAGCTTCGATGTCCACGCCATGCCGAAGGCACGCCCGGCCACCCACACCGCGGAGACCATCGAGGCAAACGGCCCGGTCCGCGCCATCACCCGCGTCCTGAACACGCACAACCGCTACATCGAGATCCTCAAGTTCCACCAGACTGAGCTCTTCGGCCAGACCGCCACCTACATCAAGGTCGGCCACTCGGAGCGCCACTTCCGCACCGCCTGGGTTATCGGCTTCGGCGACACCCCGGAGGCATCCGCCGCCGCGGCACTCTCCGCGGGCGCGCAGCGCATCCACGGCAACATGTAGGCACTGCTGCTTATCGACGTTTCCTTACAGACCCCCAGCTCCGGCGGGGGTCTGTTGAAATGTGTACAGTGTCCCCTGTTGGCCGCGCCACATCATCTGACGCGCCTTTTATCTTGTAGCCCACGCGCCGTCCGCGAAATGCCCGCGCAGTGGGGCCTTTCAAGTTAAATATGGTGTCTCTCCAGTTGCCCGGCTTTTTTGACCAACTGAAGCGACAAGGAGGGCCACCGCAACGTGCTGACGCTACTTATTGCCCTGATTGCCGCCACCATCGCCGCACCGGTGCTGCTGCGCACCATCGGCAGACCCGCCTTCGGCATCCTTGCGCTGGTGCCGCTCGGCGGGTTTATCTGGATGGTCTCGCTTTTCAACGGCGGGGTGTTTAGAGATGGCGGCGAGATTCTCGCGTCTTTCCAATGGATGCCGTCCACATACCTGAACCTGGAGTTCCGCCTGGACGCGCTGGCCGGATTGTTCAGCCTGATCATCCTGGGCGTCGGCGCGCTGGTGCTGTTCTACTGCTGGGGCTACTTCGACTCCAACCCGATCCGCCTCGCGGCCTTCGCCAGCCAGCTGACCATGTTCGCCACCGTCATGTACGGGCTTGTCATCTCGGACAACTTCCTGCTCATGTACGTGTTCTGGGAGCTGACCTCGGTGCTGTCCTACCTCTTGGTCAGCTACTACGGTGAGCGCGCCAGCTCCCGCCGCGCGGCAATCCAGGCGTTGATGATCACCACGTTCGGCGGCCTTGCCATGCTGGTGGGCATCAACCTGCTGGGCGCCCAGACCGGAATCTGGAAGCTCTCCCAGGTTTCCCAGTTCGCGGACATCGAGGGCACCGCAGGTATCTCCGTTGCCATCGTGCTGATCATGCTGGGCGCGCTGACCAAGTCCGCCCAAGCCCCCTGGCACTTCTGGCTGCCCGGCGCGATGGCTGCGCCCACGCCGGTCTCCGCGTATCTCCACTCCGCGGCGATGGTGAAGGCGGGCATCTACCTCGTCGCCCGCTTGGCGCCGGATATGGCGGCGGTGACCACGTGGCACCTTGTTGTCATCACCACCGGCTGCTTCACTATGCTGCTGGGCGGCTGGATGGCGCTGAAGCAGCGCGACCTCAAGCTGATCCTGGCGTACGGCACGGTGAGCCAGCTCGGCTTCATCACCGCGGTGATTGGCATCGGTTCGCGTGAGGCCACCATGGCGGGCCTGGCCATCACCTTCGGCCACTCCATGTTCAAGGCGGCGCTGTTCATGGTGGTCGGCGCGATTGACCACTCGACGGGCACCCGCGATATTCGCGAGTTGTCGGGCTTGGGCAGGAAAGAACCGATCGTCGCAACGCTTGCAATTGTTTCTGCGGCCTCGATGGCGGGCATCCCGCCGCTGTTCGGCTTCGTGGCCAAGGAAGCGGCGCTGGACGCGGTGCTGCACGAGGAGCTGCTCACCGGCATGCCGGGCAAGATCACGCTGGTGGTGCTGGTTGTGGGCTCCATCCTCACCATGGCGTACACCCTGTACTTCCTCTGGGGCGCGTTTGCTGTCAAGCGCGACCAGGAGACGGATGAGCGCGGCCGCTCCGAGGCGGTGCAGGAAATGCACGACATCGGCCCGCTGATGTGGCTCTCCCCCGCCGTGCTCACCGCCTGCACAATCATGTTCGGCATGTTCCCGCTGTGGCTGTCTGACGCGTTCAATGACTACCTTGATGTGCGTTTCCCTCGCGCGGAGCGCCACGACTTGGAGCTGTGGCACGGCATCACGGTGCCGCTGGTGCTGACGGTGGTGATCATCGTGGCCGGTTCCGTGATGTTCTGGCAGCGCGACCTGGTCAAGCGGGCGCAGATGGAGAAGCCGGCGCTGGGCGATGCGGACGTGATCTGGGACAACATCCTGAGCACGCTGCGCACCCTCTCGCTGAAGCTGACTGCGTCCACGCAGCGCGGCTCCCTGACCATCAACCTGGCCGTCATCTTCACCACCCTGATGCTGGTGCCCATCGCCTACCTGATCCTGGGCGACACCAGCAATATCCGCATGATCCTGTGGGACAACGCGTGGCAGGGCATAGTGGTGATCATCATGGCCGGCATGGCGGTCTTTGCCACTATGCAGCGCAACCGCCTCTCCGGCGTGGTCATGGTGGGTGTGACCGGCTACTGCATGGCCATGCTGTTTGCCCTGCACGGCGCGCCGGACCTGGCGCTGACGCAGGCGCTGGTGGAAACCATCGTGATGGTGGTGTTCATGCTGGTGCTGCGCAAGATGCCCACGGAAGTGGAGCCGCGCAATGAGGACAACCGCAAGCGCGCCTGGCTCTCCATCGGCACCGGCGTGTCCGTGACGGTAGTGGCCATGACGGCGATGTCCGCGCGTGTGACGGACCCGATCTCCAAATACATGCCGGAGCTGGCCTACGAGATCGGCCACGGCCGCAACACGGTGAACGTGCTGCTGGTGGACCTGCGTGCCGCAGATACCTTCGGCGAGACCATGGTGCTGGTCATCGCAGCGACCGGCGTGGCCAGCCTGATCTTCGGCACCGGTGAGTTCGGGCGCGCCTCGCGCCGCCCGACGCTGTCCACCACCCGCCCGCGCTGGCTGGCGCACGGCGTGCCCAGCGAGACGGAGCAGAACCGCAACCTGATGGTGGACGTGGTCACCCGCATCCTGTTCCCGTCCATGATCGTTTTGTCCATGTACTTCTTCTTCTCCGGCCACAACGCCCCGGGCGGCGGCTTCGCCGGCGGCCTTGTCGCCGCACTGGCGTTCACGCTGCGCTACCTGGCTGGCGGCCGCCACGAGATCGAGGAGGCGCTGCCGATCGACCCGGCGAAGATCCTGGGCACCGGCATGATTATTGCCACCGTGGCCTTCGTTTTCCCCATGTTCTTCGGCTACCCGCCGCTGATGACGGATTACGTTTCCCTGGAGCTGCCGCTGGTCGGCGAGTTCGACGTGCCGTCCGCGCTGGTGTTTGACGCGGGCGTGTACATCATCGTCGTCGGCCTGATCATGCACATACTGCCCTCCATGGGTGCTTACCTGGACCGCGAGGATGAGGCCCGCAAGGATCGCGCCCGCGACCGCGCCCGGGAGCTGCAGGAGAAGAACGCACTGCGCCGCATCAAGCAGGCGCGGGCGCGCCTGTCCCGCCAGTCCGATCGCTTCGCGGTGTCCGCGTCGGGTTCTTCGGTAGTGGGGCGGGGCAAGGAAACGTCGATAAGCGAAAGCCCGGAAAGGAGCGAGTGAGATGGAAGCGAACCTGTTTCTGCTGATCGGCTCCGGTGTGCTGATCGCGTGCGGCGTGTACCTGATGCTGGACCGCGCGCTGACCAGGATGATCATGGGCGTGCTGCTGATTGGCAACGGCGCGAACCTGCTTATTCTGCAGGCGGGCGGGCAGGCCGGCTCGCCGCCGATTCTGGAGCGTGACTCCGTGCCTGCGGAGGGGACGTCGGACCCGCTGGCGCAGGCAATGATTCTCACCGCGATTGTGATTTCGATGGCGTTGACGGCGTTCATGCTCTCGCTTGCGTACCGCCAGTATCGCTACCGCACGGACGACGTGATTGAGCGGGACGAGGAGGATCGCCTGATTGCGTCGCGTCCCACGACGCCGTCGGCCGCGCCGGACCACGATCTTTCCGCCAACCCGGAGACCGGCCGCCTGAGCTCCTCCGGCGACGCGTTCGGCCCGCGTTCCTTCGAGACACCCGTGAAGGAGGCCGACGGTGAAAGATAGCCTGGTGCAATTTGCGGATAGCGCGCTGGCCTGGATGCCGTACCTGACGGTGATGCCGGTGCTGCTGCCCGCGGCCGCGGCCGGACTGATCACGTTTGTCCGCAGCATCAACCTGCAGCGTTTTATTGCGCTGACCACGCTGCTGGCGCTGTCGGTGATCTCCGGCACCATGATCATTACCGTGGACCTCCACGGCATCCAGACAGTCCAGATGGGTGGCTGGGACGCCCCGGTAGGCATCACGCTGGTGAGCGACCGCTTATCCACGATTATGTTGTTCGTCTCCTCGATCGTCCTCTTTGCCGTGATGTGGTACGGCATCTCGCAGGGCTTGCGCGACGGCGATGAGGACGACCCGGTTGCCGTGTTCCTGCCGGTGTACATGCTGCTCTCCATGGGCGTGAACCTGTCCTTCCTGGCGGGCGACCTGTTCAACCTGTACGTGGGCTTCGAGGTGTTCCTGGTTGCCTCCTACGTGCTGCTCACGCTGGGCGCCTCACCCGGACGTGTGCGCGCCGGCATCGGCTACGTGATGGTGTCCATCGCGTCTTCCATGGTCTTCCTCTTCGCGCTGGCCATGGTGTACGCCGCGGTGGGCACGGTGAACATGGCGCAGGTGGGCATCCGCATGGAGGAGATCCCGGACGGCACCCGCGCCGCGATCTTTGCCACGCTGCTGATCGCGTTTGGCATCAAAGCCGCTGTGTTCCCGCTGGACGCGTGGCTGCCGGACTCCTATCCCACCGCCGCCTCGCTGGTCACCGCCGTGTTCGCGGGCCTTTTGACCAAGGTGGGCGTGTACGCCATCATCCGCATGCGCACCACCGTGTTCACGGACGGGTCCCTGGACACGCTGGGCATGTGGGTGGCGCTAATGACCATGATCGTGGGCATCATGGGCGCCTTGGCGCAGAACGACATCAAGCGCCTGCTCTCCTTCACCCTGGTCAGCCACATCGGCTACATGATCTTCGGCATTGCGCTGGGCTCCAAGATGGGCCTGTCCGGCGCGATCTTCTACGCAGTACACCACATTCTGGTGCAGACGTCCCTCTTCCTGGTGGTGGGCCTGATCGAACGCCAGGCCGGTTCCGCGCAGCTGCGCCGCCTTGGTTCGGGGCTCTACGCCGCCCCGCTCATCGCCATCCTCTACTTCATCCCGGCACTCAACCTGGGCGGCATCCCGCCGCTGTCCGGCTTCCTGGGCAAGGTCATGCTCATCCAGGCGGGTGCCGACGACGGCTCCTGGCTGGCCTGGGTCCTCATCGCCGGCGCCGTGATCACGTCCCTGCTCACGCTCTACGCGATGATCCTGGTCTGGTCCAAGGCGTTCCTGCGCGACCGCAAAGACGCCCCCGAGGGCGACGTGGCCATGGCGCGCCCCTCCACCCTGGCGGAGCGCTACGAAACCACGACTATCGACGAACGCGACGACGTCGGCCGCATCCCCGCAGGCATGCTCTTATCGACGGCACTTTTGGTGGCCGCATCGACCTCCATCACCTTCCTCGCGGGCCCGATCTCCGACATCACGGACCGCGCCGCCCAGTCCGCCCAGGACCAGGCGATTTACCGCGAGGCCGTGCTGAACGGCGACCCGGAGAACCCGACGCGCCGGCCGGAAGAATTTGGCAAGCCGCACGAGGGCGGCGGCGGGTACGACTCCCTGGACAACCGCAAAACCAACAGCGAGGACCAGGCCCCCGTGTCCACCGGCGTATCCACCGAAAAGGCGCCCGTGCCGGTGAAGGAAGGTGAGCTGTAATGGCCAGACTGTGGGCAGGTTTTCAAAACCGCTTCCGCTGGAGCTTTGTCATCTGGCTGACTTTCATGTGGATCCTCCTCATGGGCGAGCTGAGCTGGGGCAACCTCTTCGCAGGCTTGGGCCTGGGCTTTGCCGTTGTGCTTGCGCTGCCCCTGCCGGAAGTGCCCGTGCACAACCGGAAGGTGAACTGGTTCCGGCTGGTGCTCTTCCTCTTCGAGTGGACCTGGGACCTGTTGGTAGCCTCTGCCCGCGTGGCCTGGCTGGCGCTGCGCCCCCAGCCGCAGCCGAAGAACGCCATCGTGAAAGTGCCCATGCGCGTGTCCAGCGAACTGGTGCTGTACCTGGCCACCTGCGCGTACAACCTGCAGCCGGGCGGCTCCGTCACGGATATTGACGTGGCTAACCGCGAGTGGACCATCCACGTCCTCGACGCATCCACCCCGCAGGTGCTGCAGCGCGAAATTGACAACGTGGCCAAGCTGGAGCGCCAGATGATCGAGATTTTCGAAAGCAGGAGGTAAGACCCATGGATCCCACCCTGTACAACGCGTTCCTTGCAGTCGCCGGAGTGCTGCTTGCACTCGGCTTCTTCATGCTGGCCTGGCGCGTGATCGTCGGCCCGGACTCCATGGACCGCGTCCTAGGCAACGACGCCATCACCGCCTCACTCCAATGCGCGCTTGCCCTGTACATCTGCTGGACGCTGGACACCACCGTGGTCAACGCGATGATTGTGATCGCGTTGCTGGGCTTCATCGCCTCCCTGTCCGTCGCCCGCTTCCGCAAGAGGGATGGTTCACTCTAAATGTTTGCATCCTGGAACTGGCCGCTGATCGCGGACATCCTCTCCCTGATCTTCATCATCCCCGGCGCGTTCATGGTGTTCTCCGCCGCCGTGGGCACCGTGCGCTTCCACTCCACCCTGGCGCGCATCCACGCAATCACGAAGCCGCAGACCACAGGGTTGCTCTTGATGATCATCGGCACCATCATCCGCCTCACCGGCTCGCCGCAGTTCGGCCCGCACGAAAAGGGCGACATCGGCATCATGATCCTCCTGGTCATCTTCGCGCTGATGACCAACCCCGTCACCGCGCAGCGCCTCGGCCGTGTCGCGCGCCGCGAGGGGCTCTACGGCAGCGAGGACCTCTTGGCCGTCAACGAGCGCCCCGCCCGCTATCACCCGCGCCGCGTCAACCCCACTGAGAAGACCCACACCGCGGAGGACTCGCGCTAGCTTGACGACGGCTGCTTAGCAGCACGACTGCCCACCTACCAGGTGAGATCGATCATTTCCTGGCAGGAGTTGTCCACCACGTCAGCCCAGTTGCCGGTCTTGTTGAAGATCCGGCGCTGGCGCTGGTAGCCCGCGCCGCGCTCCAAGATTTCCTCGATGAGCATGAGCTCATCCACGCAGCCCAGTTCCTGTGCGGTGGGCAAGAGAACGTCGATAAGCGTGACAAGCTCCTCCGAGACCCACTTCTCTTCGGTCTCGCGGCTGGTAATGACCACGGCCTCGAGCCCGTAACGCGCGCCGCGCCACTTGTTTTCGGCGACGTGCCACGGCTGGAGGGTGGGCAATGGCTCGCCGGCCTCGAGGAGGCGGTCGTAGTAGACGACAAGGCAGTGCGTGAGCGCGACAATGGCGGCGAGTTCGCGCAGGTTGGAGGTGGCGTCCGAGATGCGGACCTCGATGGTGCCCCACTTGGCGGCGGGGCGGACGTCGAAATGCATGGAGCCGGTGTGGCTGATCACGCCGGAGGTTTTCTGGTCCCGCATGAAGCCCACCCACTCGTCCCAATTTTGGAACTGGTACGGCATGCCTGCGGTGGGAAGCTGCTGGTAAAGCATGGTGCGGTTGGACGCGTAGCCGGTGTCCAGACCCTCCCAGCCCGGGCTGGAGGCTGAGATGGCGAGCAGGTGCGGGTACTTGGTCATGATCGCGTTGATGATCGGCCAGACCTTGTCCTCATGGCTCACGCCGATGTGGCAATGGATGCCCCAGAGCAGCATCTGCTTGCCCCAGTATTGGGTGCGGTTGATGATCTCTTCGTACGTGATCTTGGGGCTGAGGGCCTGCTCGCGGAAATCCGTGAACGGGTGGCCGCCGCCAGCCCAGAGTTTGAGGCCCTGCTCCGTAGCGATCTCCCGGACCTTGTCCAGGTCTGTCTGGAGCGCGTCGATGGCCGCGCGGGTGTTCTTGCACACGGGCGTGACCAGCTCGATCGTGTTCTGCAGGAACTCGCGCTCCAAGTGCGTGCCCGGGTAACGCTGCTGCACAGCGTCAATCACATCCGCGGCGCGGGGCACGAGGTCGCGCGTCTCCGGGTCAATGACGCAAATTTCCCACTCCACGCCGAGAGTCGATTCGGGGGAGCGGGCGAAATCGCGGTACGGGTCCATGCCGGGGATTCTATGCCTGGCAGGTGGGTGGGCGGTGGTGCGGGTTGGGGTTTTATGCGTGGGTGGGGTGGGAGTGGGTTGCGGGGCGCGGGGGCGCGTTGGTTGCGCGGCTAGCCCGCGATGACAACCGCGATGGCGTTCGGGTTCTTCACCACCTGCTCCGGCAGTGCCGTCGCGCCCTGCGGGAGATCGTTGGTTGCGCGCGGGGTGCCGCCGACCTTCTGCGCGATCTCCGCCGCGAGCTGCTCCGCGCCCGGGGTCTGCGGGTTATAGAACACCAGCGTCTGCGGGAAGATGCCGTACTGCTGCTCCGGCATGTTCATCGCGCCCGGGTTGTTCGAGTTGTTCGCGATCGTGTACTGGCTGTCCAGGCGGTTCGCGGTGTCACCGGCCGCATTCGGGATACCCGAGTTGTTGTACACGAAGACCTGGGCGTTGGCCGCGGTCAGCGCTGCGCCGGCGGGAACTGCGGGTGCAGCCGGGTTGGCGTTCGCGTCTGCATTGTTGGCATCGGCCGGGGCGTTCGGGTTGTTCGGGTCGGCTGGGTTGTTCGCGTCAGCCGGGTTCGCGGGTGCGTTGGGGTCTGCCGAGTTGGCCGGTGC
Above is a genomic segment from Corynebacterium sp. CNCTC7651 containing:
- a CDS encoding Na+/H+ antiporter subunit E, whose translation is MARLWAGFQNRFRWSFVIWLTFMWILLMGELSWGNLFAGLGLGFAVVLALPLPEVPVHNRKVNWFRLVLFLFEWTWDLLVASARVAWLALRPQPQPKNAIVKVPMRVSSELVLYLATCAYNLQPGGSVTDIDVANREWTIHVLDASTPQVLQREIDNVAKLERQMIEIFESRR
- a CDS encoding Na(+)/H(+) antiporter subunit C, whose product is MEANLFLLIGSGVLIACGVYLMLDRALTRMIMGVLLIGNGANLLILQAGGQAGSPPILERDSVPAEGTSDPLAQAMILTAIVISMALTAFMLSLAYRQYRYRTDDVIERDEEDRLIASRPTTPSAAPDHDLSANPETGRLSSSGDAFGPRSFETPVKEADGER
- a CDS encoding Na+/H+ antiporter subunit A; this translates as MLTLLIALIAATIAAPVLLRTIGRPAFGILALVPLGGFIWMVSLFNGGVFRDGGEILASFQWMPSTYLNLEFRLDALAGLFSLIILGVGALVLFYCWGYFDSNPIRLAAFASQLTMFATVMYGLVISDNFLLMYVFWELTSVLSYLLVSYYGERASSRRAAIQALMITTFGGLAMLVGINLLGAQTGIWKLSQVSQFADIEGTAGISVAIVLIMLGALTKSAQAPWHFWLPGAMAAPTPVSAYLHSAAMVKAGIYLVARLAPDMAAVTTWHLVVITTGCFTMLLGGWMALKQRDLKLILAYGTVSQLGFITAVIGIGSREATMAGLAITFGHSMFKAALFMVVGAIDHSTGTRDIRELSGLGRKEPIVATLAIVSAASMAGIPPLFGFVAKEAALDAVLHEELLTGMPGKITLVVLVVGSILTMAYTLYFLWGAFAVKRDQETDERGRSEAVQEMHDIGPLMWLSPAVLTACTIMFGMFPLWLSDAFNDYLDVRFPRAERHDLELWHGITVPLVLTVVIIVAGSVMFWQRDLVKRAQMEKPALGDADVIWDNILSTLRTLSLKLTASTQRGSLTINLAVIFTTLMLVPIAYLILGDTSNIRMILWDNAWQGIVVIIMAGMAVFATMQRNRLSGVVMVGVTGYCMAMLFALHGAPDLALTQALVETIVMVVFMLVLRKMPTEVEPRNEDNRKRAWLSIGTGVSVTVVAMTAMSARVTDPISKYMPELAYEIGHGRNTVNVLLVDLRAADTFGETMVLVIAATGVASLIFGTGEFGRASRRPTLSTTRPRWLAHGVPSETEQNRNLMVDVVTRILFPSMIVLSMYFFFSGHNAPGGGFAGGLVAALAFTLRYLAGGRHEIEEALPIDPAKILGTGMIIATVAFVFPMFFGYPPLMTDYVSLELPLVGEFDVPSALVFDAGVYIIVVGLIMHILPSMGAYLDREDEARKDRARDRARELQEKNALRRIKQARARLSRQSDRFAVSASGSSVVGRGKETSISESPERSE
- a CDS encoding Na+/H+ antiporter subunit D is translated as MPYLTVMPVLLPAAAAGLITFVRSINLQRFIALTTLLALSVISGTMIITVDLHGIQTVQMGGWDAPVGITLVSDRLSTIMLFVSSIVLFAVMWYGISQGLRDGDEDDPVAVFLPVYMLLSMGVNLSFLAGDLFNLYVGFEVFLVASYVLLTLGASPGRVRAGIGYVMVSIASSMVFLFALAMVYAAVGTVNMAQVGIRMEEIPDGTRAAIFATLLIAFGIKAAVFPLDAWLPDSYPTAASLVTAVFAGLLTKVGVYAIIRMRTTVFTDGSLDTLGMWVALMTMIVGIMGALAQNDIKRLLSFTLVSHIGYMIFGIALGSKMGLSGAIFYAVHHILVQTSLFLVVGLIERQAGSAQLRRLGSGLYAAPLIAILYFIPALNLGGIPPLSGFLGKVMLIQAGADDGSWLAWVLIAGAVITSLLTLYAMILVWSKAFLRDRKDAPEGDVAMARPSTLAERYETTTIDERDDVGRIPAGMLLSTALLVAASTSITFLAGPISDITDRAAQSAQDQAIYREAVLNGDPENPTRRPEEFGKPHEGGGGYDSLDNRKTNSEDQAPVSTGVSTEKAPVPVKEGEL
- a CDS encoding monovalent cation/H+ antiporter complex subunit F, whose translation is MDPTLYNAFLAVAGVLLALGFFMLAWRVIVGPDSMDRVLGNDAITASLQCALALYICWTLDTTVVNAMIVIALLGFIASLSVARFRKRDGSL